The Capsicum annuum cultivar UCD-10X-F1 chromosome 1, UCD10Xv1.1, whole genome shotgun sequence sequence NNNNNNNNNNNNNNNNNNNNNNNNNNNNNNNNNNNNNNNNNNNNNNNNNNNNNNNNNNNNNNNNNNNNNNNNNNNNNNNNNNNNNNNNNNNNNNNNNNNNNNNNNNNNNNNNNNNNNNNNNNNNNNNNNNNNNNNNNNNNNNNNNNNNNNNNNNNNNNNNNNNNNNNNNNNNNNNNNNNNNNNNNNNNNNNNNNNNNNNNNNNNNNNNNNNNNNNNNNNNNNNNNNATTGAATGATAGTTCAAATAGAAAACTTACAGttcaataatttaaatataaaattcaagaatACCTAAAACAATTGAAGTTTATTTTGACTGTAAAtctaatttaatataataaatataatatttttacaaattaaATAGCAAATTAATCAAACCGAAATTATCATTTCCGTGGGATGCCCACATATAATTTCTAAGTGGAAGACTTTGGTAAAATTTCATCAGCGCGAGGAGTAGTATTTGTTTTtgctaataataatataataataaaataaagaaacgaAGAAAATTTAATTATCCGTGAACTAACAACCCGATGCCACCTCATAAACTTTTTTTCTTGGTTAGCACTACTACTAGTCTATTACTTTCAAATTAAATTAtccgtctcaaattttttaatttaatttctttttaattaattaaaaaaatttttttttcttcatgttttatcTTTTTCgttaactattattttttaaattaaaatataaatataatttaatagcTAGTCATATTATTTTCCTATATTGTGATATCAATTTGGACGGAGGAGTATGTCTGTGTGGCAGTCCCCATTTCAATTCCATCCCATTGCCATTAATACTCCCTCCTAAATATAGAGAGAGATTCATCTAACATTCTCCAACCAGCTCTACTAGGGTAGTCCCCATTACTTTCTTATAGGTACATTTTCATTTGCTCTTTCTATTTATCTTTGGAGTTTCCGATCTCCAAGTTTCCTCTTAAAATCTTGCTTCGGGTTTGTGTCTTTTTCTGTGAATTGTTGAATCTTTGCTCTTGTTCAATTGTTTCGATACTTCCAAGGATATATATATGGTTTTATTATCTGTTCTTTTAAATATCGGATCTGCTTTAAGTCTTTTGTGAGAGGAGGACAGGTGCACTCTTTTGATTTGGTTTACGTATTAAAGATCTGATACTGGGAATGTAATTTGGATCCGTGCACCTAATTTTAGAATTGTAGTtgatttgatattgtattttggAGTTCACAATCAATTTCGCACTGACCTTCTCATTGCTTGTTTGCAGAGCCAGTTTCCTATGCTGATATTTTACAgttatttgtttgattgaatGAATTCACGAGGATTTAggttcatttttgtttttcctcttttggAAGGAAAGATTTACAGAAACTTGTTAAGACTAAATAATCAGCTTTCTTACTCCTTTTTGTTCCTTGTGATCTTATTTATTTTGCAATGTTGTTGCTTCAGTAATATACTTCACGTATCAGTACTTGGCTACACATTCGCCCTCGACTGACTGTATTGATGAAATGTTTCATTGTCACCtcactcatatgtattgattatgttTTGCAGAGATCTCAGTTGACTTGGCAAAATGGCTACGGGACAACTTTTCTCCAAGACTACACAAGCTTTGTTCTACAACTACAAGCAGCTTCCTATTCAGCGCATGCTTGACTTTGATTTCCTTTGTGGTCGTACTACGCTTCTGGCTCTCAGTTGATTTACCGGAGAACATGCAcacaacaatcttgtagttttcaACGTATTGGTTATTGTTAATTTCGTGCTTTTAAAATTTTCAGGGAGGGAAACACCATCTGTTGCTGGAATTATTAATCCTGGTTCTGAGGGATTCCAGAAACTTTTCTTTGGTCAGGAGGAAATTGCAATCCCTGTACATTCAACGTATGTCCTTTTTATCTCAGTTCTTGGTTATATTCccattttattttgagattttcaatTTGGATCTCTAAAGGCATTCTTTGATAGTCTTTCTCAATGTGGTCTTTGTTCTTACTGGTCCCTTCCAGTATGCTATTTCTCTTTGGTGTGGCTTACAAATATTTGGCCAACTGCTCCCAGTTTTAGCAATTGAGATTCCTGGATATGTGTTGATTTGTGTGCTAACTATTTAATTTGTTGGTTCATAATTGAGTCACTTAGAATAATGTGCAACATAGCAGACATGCAATCAAATCTGTTGTTGAATTTTCTCAGTTTGAATTACTTCAGTTAGTAAAAGATGATAATGTGTCATCACATTTTCTCGATATGAATTACTTCAGTTAGTAAAAGAATCCCTTAATTCTGAACTTTCTACAATGCCAGATATGTCATATATCTGGCAGGTATAATTGAACTGTGTTGTCTTTACTTACCTCTGTACTACTGGTTTCTATTTGTTGAAATGGTGTCTGTCACTTTCACTGATCATATTCTACATTTTACTCTTTTCTTCAGCATTGAAGCTGCCTGTGCTGCACATCCCACGGCTGATGTTTTCATAAACTTTGCGTCTTTCAGAAGGTTGATACTAACCACTGTTCTTGTTGTACTGTCTTCCTTAAATTGCCTTTTTTCTTCTCGAAGAGAAAACCTGAAGCTGCTAGAGATTTGCGATTGTCTCTGATGTTTAACTGTCTTATTCATTTGCAGTGCTGCTGCTTCCTCCATGTCGGCTCTTAAACAGCCAACCATCAAAGTTGCAGCTATTATTGCTGAAGGAGTTCCTGAGTCGGATGCTAAGCAGCTGATTGCTTATGCAAAGGCAAACAATAAGGTAATATTATGTCATATCACCAGGTTTCTGCTTGTAGGTTCATTATTATTTCGTCTGGATTGGGggttatatttttttgaatgatgaTGTATAATCAAGTATAGGATAAGCCTATGGAcagtaaaaatgaagaaattatcaattaattgTATAACATTTCATTTGCTTACCGTGGAGTCAATGAATTCCCCCTTCCCCTGTCCGCAGTTTTTATCTTTCTTAAAGAGATTATAGAAAAATGATAGAATGAGCTCTTAACAGATCATCAAATGGAGCATTTAAGAGGTCAATAACTTCCCTCACTCTAGCTTTCCTCCTTTATTGATTTCCAAAATTTTATGGTGTGTAAAATGGTTGTCTTTCTCAGGTGGTTATTGGTCCAGCTACTGTTGGAGGGATTCAAGCTGGTGCTTTCAAGATTGGTGATACTGCTGGAACAATTGATAACATTATTCAGTGCAAACTTTACAGGCCTGGATCTGTGGGCTTTGTATCAAAATCTGTGAGTGATTTTTAGAACCTCTTTCATCttgtattttaataaatattagagAAATGTCTAATTGATTACACACCTGCAGCATTTTGTCCCCTTTTACTTTCTACCTTACTATCTCCGACAGCGCGATTAAGATAAGAACATGATTGTGAGATACTTCGATCTATTCTCAACTACTTTCAGATGCATATCTTCACCTAACTTAATGTATGAAATGATTCAAACATCTCTTTTACCAAACATTCATGCATGAAACCATGATCTCCCTCTAATATACGAAATCTATTCGAAAATAACATTTTCCAGTTTCAagaataattttttcttctcttgatgTCCAGGGTGGTATGTCTAATGAATTGTACAATACAATTGCTCGTGTGACTGATGGAATTTATGAAGGTTAGGCATTCAGAATTCTGAATCCATCCTATTGGGAGCATGTTTGTGTTGTCTTTATTAAGAAATAGAATGTGAGTCAATTATGGTCTATGCAGGAATTGCAATCGGTGGAGATGTTTTCCCTGGCTCTACCCTTTCAGATCATGTTTTGCGCTTCAACAATATCCCCCAGGTAATTCATTTGTATAGGCTACATTTTCCTTGTATATCTCCAAGTTCATCCTGAGGCCCCCGGTCTTGTTGCTTTATTTTGGTTTTCTAAAAGTTGGTGTATCAAAAGAGATCGGAAGAACAATTGAAAATGTCTCTCAATAATTTTGTTAACCATAGAGGGCTTTAAATAGCCCACTTGAAAACAGAAAATCTGCacaattaaatttgaaaacctaAATAATCTCAActaaacttcaacaacaacaacaacaaacccagtgtattcccacttagtggggtctggggggggtaagatgtacgcagtccatacctctacctctgatgaagtagaaaggctgtttccgaaagacccccggctcaagtcacgagatatcacacaacacatagtacagcacagaagcagatgacataacatagatacggcacccataaggaatataaaacagagtaaagcaggaatgcaggaatatacagcaaaggaaagcacacatattcgtaataaacatggaacacggaacacggaacattgaatacggaatcatagcAGGAATACACCCCCAACAAACCGTATTTCTTGCCAATCGTAGCATAAGTCTCTTCAACTGGCCTGGTCAATTGCAAAAGTGTATTTGCAGCATCTAAACTTATCtaactaaatttaatttaaatgtaAACAGACTGACTCCTCCTGCAACTAAACTACTTCTTATACTAGTGAATCTGCAGTAACAGAAGCAAATTTCAACACTTCAAGAGATCCTGATTGTTTGTAGTTGTCTGAATGTGTCTATTGCCCTCGTTGTATGTTCCTAGAGAGAAGCTGCTTTTATCTTTATGATCATAAAGCTAACATTCCAACTGAGTAGCAAAAGTTTATCCCTTtccacatacacacacacactcacactGACTTTGTTGCCTTTCTTCCTAATGTTCACCACtggtgtttatgatttaaagttgaTTTAATTCCACTGTGTTTATATAATACCTAGAAGCTCAATGGTGCTTAAGCAACTGATGTTATGATGTCTTGATTTATTTCCTGCTTCTGTTACCACTTTTTCAATTACTTGTTCTTCACTTTCTTTTAATCATGTTTTTGGTATTCTTAGGTAAAAATGGTGGTTGTTCTCGGGGAACTTGGTGGACGAGATGAATATTCCTTGGTTGAAGCCTTAAAGCAGGGAAGAATCAACAAGCCTGTTGTTGCCTGGGTTAGTGGAACTTGCGCTACACTCTTCAAGTCAGAAGTACAATTTGGTCATGCGGTGAGctctattttcattattttccgcATTTCCTAGAAACATGTTGCTAGTTGTCTCTCTCAAAGACCAAGAGATGTTTTGACAAAGTAGCTTTTTGCCTCTTCTCTTTCCTCCTTTTTAGAAGAGGCTGGACAGATAATCTTTGCACATGAAGTCTAACTTTGAATGGATCTTTGTCAAAAAGGGGGCAAAGAGTGGTGGTGAAATGGAGTCTGCACAAGCAAAGAATCAAGCACTCAGAGACGCCGGAGCTGTAGTTCCAACCTCGTATGAAGCTTTTGAAGGAGCAATCAAAGAAACTTTTGAAAAGCTAGTGAGTCTCTTGATATTCAGCAGAGATTTCTTGTTTATACCTTGTACTCTGCTATTAGTTCTAACAACACTGCATATTGGATTTGGTAGGTTGAAGCAGGAAATACTACGCCCCTAAAGGAAATTACACCTCCTCAAATACCTGAGGATCTTAGCACCGCAATTAAGAGTGGAAAAGTTCGGGCACCAACTCATATTATTTCTACAATATCTGATGATAGAGGTATAGTTGGATTTGTGTATTTTCTATCAATGATCAATTTGTTTCTCTGGTGGCTAAATAAGAGTCAGGAATATTCACAGGTGAAGAGCCTTGCTATGCTGGCGTACCCATGTCATCCATTGTGGAGCAGGGACTTGGTGTTGGTGATGTAATATCCCTCTTGTGGTTCAAACGTAGCCTACCACGTTACTGCACGCGCTTTATTGAGGTAAATTTCTTATTGTTGCAACTCTATCACTCTTTCAATAGGTTCTAAAAGCCTAATTTTGACTATCTGTTTCTGCGGCTATCATTCTTTTTCTAAACCTTAATATGCTCTGTCGTGGTTGATTTCTTGGCAGATTTGCGTTATGTTGTGTGCTGACCATGGTCCTTGTGTTTCTGGTGCACACAATTCCATTGTAACTGCCAGGGCGGGAAAAGATCTGGTTTCCTGCCTTGTTTCTGGTATGTTACAGTTTGTGGGTTTCTAGAAATGTGTTTATTTTTCAATCAGAACTGGAATAATGTGGCTCTTAATAGGATTGCTGACTATTGGTCCACGATTTGGTGGTGCTATTGATGATGCCGCCCGTTACTTCAAGGATGCTTATGACAAGGTGAGTGTTACGATTTATGCGCATTCTCTAAGCCACTCATCAGACGAGAAGAAGTTCCTGCTAGTCTCTTTTGTGTCTAGATGAATAGATATTTTCAAATGTTTTGTATTTGCAGGGTCTTACTCCATATGAGTTTGTGGAAAGTATGAAGAAGAAGGGAATCCGAGTGCCAGGAATTGGCCACAGGTAGCATATGTTGTAATTGTAGGATAATTGATTATATCCTAGAATTGTTCCTTGAATTGTAGAAGCAAAAAATGTACTGGAAAATCTTTTGAACTTGTCTTCTAGACTCTATTTGACGTACCACATCTACTTGTTGTGTGACAGGATTAAGAGAGGTGACAACAGAGATAAGAGAGTGGAACTACTGCAGCGTTATGCTAGGGAAAATTTCCCTTCTGTTAAGTACATGGAATATGCTGTTCAGGTTGAAACTTACACGCTCTCAAAGGCAAACAACCTAGTCCTCAATGTTGATGGTGCCATTGGATCCCTCTTCTTGGATCTCCTTGCGGGCAGTGGAATGTTCACCAAGCCAGAAATTGATGAAATTGTGGAGATTGGTTATCTCAATGGACTTTTCGTGCTGGCTCGTTCAATTGGGCTTATAGGGTGAGTTGCATGATGATGCTTAAACACCATTTTAGATTTACTGTCGGTAATTCTTGTTTATGATCGCTCGATTCTACTTCCTTAATGATGGCCTGTACCTTTTGAAATGTCAGGCACACATTTGATCAGAAGAGATTGAAACAGCCTCTGTACCGTCACCCATGGGAAGATGTCCTCTACACAAAGTGAAAAGTCTTCCCATAAAAACACGCAGAAAGTTGGCTGCTCCCAATCTAGAGCGTGCATTCAAACTTTTTGGTTAGGCATTTGTTGTGTGTGAGAGGTTACATGTGTTAAGCTAGTGTTTGTACTACCCAAGAGCTCTGATGAGGGTTTCATTCTGTAAGTTCTTTGGTAGATTCCTACGAGACAACTCTCAGTTATCATTTATGATCAATTCTTAGTTCCACTGCGCAAATGTTTGTTTCCCTCTTTACATGTCAGAAAGAAATAAGACATTCCATTGTTGTACCTGATTTCAAATGTCTTTACAAGGAGATTCTTCGTTCCTTGTCTATGCACTGTTTGCCAAAAAGAAAATTTAGTAGTTACATGAAAAGTTTTGGCTGTGATTTAAGATTTGAATAAATTTTGGCAGTCGTCATTAGCATGGGTCAATAAACCCGGAAGGTGCATAGTAAACATgctataacatattaaattacaGAATGAGCGTATACATATGTTATGGGAAgatatattatgtttttttaaggTATCAAGTGCACGGATTTAAATTGTTAAGCACCCATAGGCGGTGTGTTTGTAAGCTGATTTTCTATTACTGTTAATCAAGTTCATGGCTAACACACCCATGTTGTTCCTTTCATTTGGAGAATTGGACAAGAGGGGAATTGGGTGTCAAATATAGTACGAGCCTTCACGTGGGAGGGGCAATGTGATATGAAAGGGAATACTCATCACTTTGCCCCCACCAATTCCATTATGATCCTTTTCATCTTTTTATCTTGttcttttctcctctttttctctctctatagATAGATAGATGCAACATCATTAAAATTACTGCTCCCATTACTAGAATTAAAACTGGTATGAAGGATGCGAAGTTCTTGGAAATTAGACGAAACAtagcatttttatttatttcttaaaatggTCAATCTTATATTCCCACGTGGCCAAGTCCAAAACATGAATTCTCAGCCACTGAAAACACCCTGCTTTTATTGACAAACACACTTCCATTTCATCATATCCACATATGTTTCCACCTCAGAATATTGATCTGATAAAAAAACAACAATTATTAATATAGTAATTCACAGCAGAATAATAAGTCCGAGAAAGTATTTTACAACGGCAAAGCAAAGGTTCACGCATTCGATCAAACAAAATATATCCCtccctcttttatttttcttctttcttaacAAACAAACACTGAGATTTCCTTTTTGCTTCTCTAAGCATATTCCCTTAGATTTCTTGAAAATCTTTCAGGAAAATTTAGCAGACGGTTTAACCAtagatttcaaatattttcattttattgaaaacttttaaAATTGAAGTTGTGTTTAATTATACTTTTTATAAAATGACAGGAAAGGAAAGAGCACTTTTACAACTTAAGAGTTGAAGATAAAGTTGGAAAATAGGTTGTAGTGAATAATTTCCAAATTATAATTATTGcgaaaagaagaaggaagaagtgAATACTGCTTGTGGCGAAACAGGTCCACCATATTACTCACTACTACTATAAATTTGTCAAAACCCCATTGCTGAATTCaaccaaaaattcaatcttttttcaGCTTACACATCTGTTAGGAGTTGCCCaaagtcattttctttttttcagctCATTCTGTTTTATTAGGGTTTTAAATTGACAAGTTTTTTCCATGTAATAGCAAGAAAAATAGGATTGTGAGGAGGAGAGAAAAATGGCTTCAGGAAGTAGAACAAAGCATTCCCCTCACAACTCATCACAAGGTCAAGCTCAAGCTCAAGCTCAAGCTCAATCTTCAGGTACAAGTAATGTGAATTACAAAGATTCAATAAGCAAAGCCATAGCACAGTACACAGCTGATGCTAGGCTTCATGCTGTTTTTGAACAATCTGGTGAGTCTGGCAAGTCTTTTGATTATTCACAGTCTGTTAAAACTACTACACAGTCTGTGCCTGAACAGCAAATTACTGCTTATTTGACTAAAATCCAAAGAGGAGGTCATATTCAACCTTTTGGTTGTATGATTGCTGTTGATGAGACTAGTTTTCGTGTTTTAGCTTATACCGAAAACGCCTCTGAAATGCTTAGTCTAACTCCACAATCAGTTCCAAGCCTTGACAGGTCTGAGATCCTCACTATTGGAACTGATGTTAGGACCCTTTTTACCCCTTCAAGCTCTCTTTTGCTTGAAAGAGCATTTGGGGCACGTGAGATCACTTTACTCAACCCTATTTGGATTCATTCCAAGAATTCTGGGAAGCCCTTTTATGCTATTTTGCACAGGGTGGATGTCGGCATTGTCATTGATTTGGAGCCTGCCAGAACTGAGGACCCTGCTTTATCTATTGCTGGAGCAGTGCAGTCGCAAAAACTTGCTGTGAGAGCTATTTCTCATTTGCAATCACTTCCTGGCGGGGACATTAAGCTTTTGTGTGATACTGTGGTTGAGAGTGTCAGGGAGTTAACTGGCTATGACCGGGTTATGGTGTATAAATTTCACGAGGATGAGCATGGTGAGGTAGTGGCTGAGAGCAAAAGACCTGATTTAGAGCCCTATATCGGTTTGCATTATCCTGCTACTGACATTCCTCAAGCTTCACGCTTTTTGTTTAAGCAGAACAGGGTAAGAATGATTGTGGACTGCCACGCCACCCCTGTGCGGGTTATTCAGGATGAATCACTGATGCAACCTTTATGTCTAGTTGGTTCCACACTTAGAGCTCCTCATGGTTGCCACGCGCAGTACATGGCAAATATGGGGTCTATTGCCTCGTTAACACTGGCAGTAATTATAAATGGAAATGATGAGGAAGCTGTGGGGGGCGGCCGAAATTCAATGAGGCTATGGGGCTTAGTTGTTGGACACCACACATCTGCTCGGTGCATTCCATTCCCTCTTAGGTATGCGTGTGAATTCCTTATGCAGGCCTTTGGACTCCAATTGAACATGGAGTTGCAACTGGCATCACAGTTGTCTGAGAAACATGTTTTAAGGACACAGACACTGTTATGTGACATGCTCCTTCGAGACTCACCTACGGGGATTGTTACCCAAAGCCCCAGTATTATGGACCTTGTGAAGTGCGACGGTGCTGCTCTATACTACCAGGGGAAGTACTATCCATTAGGTGTTACACCAACTGAACCTCAGATAAAGGACATTGTGGAGTGGTTATTGACTTACCATGGGGACTCAACAGGTTTAAGTACCGACAGTTTGGCTGATGCTGGGTATCCTGGGGCAGCTTCACTTGGTGATGCAGTTTGTGGTATGGCTGTTGCTTATATAACTTCTAAAGATTTCTTGTTTTGGTTTCGCTCCCACACCGCGAAAGAGATAAAGTGGGGTGGTGCAAAGCATCATCCTGAAGACAAGGATGACGGGCAGAGAATGCATCCACGTTCTTCCTTCAAGGCATTTCTGGAAGTTGTTAAAAGTCGGAGCTCACCATGGGAAAATGCAGAAATGGATGCAATTCATTCTTTGCAGCTTATTCTGCGAGATTCATTTAAGGATACTGAGGCAAGTAATTCTAAGGCTGTCGTGCATGCTCAGCTTGGGGAAATGGAGTTGCAAGGGATAGATGAACTTAGTTCTGTTGCCAGAGAAATGGTTAGATTGATAGAGACCGCAACAGCTCCCATATTTGCTGTTGATGTCGAAGGTCGCATAAACGGGTGGAATGCAAAGGTCGCTGAATTGACAGGTTTATCAGTTGAAGAAGCTATGGGGAAGTCTTTGGTTCATGATCTTGTACATAAAGAATCACAGGAGACTGCTGAGAAACTTTTGTACAATGCTCTAAGAGGTTATACctgtctttattttcttcatttccaAATGATAGTACAGTTTTTAAGTTGTAGAGTTTCTTTGCTCTGCATGAGTGGTATAATCTTaccttttctcttctttgtgtttGAAAATTGAATGCGAAGAAATCATGTGCTTTTAGTGATTTTCTTTACTCTGAgtcttttgaaaaaaatgttgGTTCACATAGGTTCACTTCATCTTGTTGAATTTGTGAACTGAAGCATGTAGTTTTGTTGTGTGTGTTTTGGGGGTGGAGGGATATGGCATGGTGTGCGACTAAATGGAGAGGTATTATGCACAAAACCAAGTTAATCAATCAACTACACCTCAATCCAAAACTAGTTATATCGTCTGTATGAATCCCTTCATATCCATTCCACACTACTTTGTTCCATTATATGGAGGTTTGTTTTGATCCTTGCCTTTCTATGGTAAAAGTTGTGTAAAACAAGTTCAATGTATACGAATGTTCCCTTAGGCATTATCTGGCATTTGGACGCATTCAAATTGCAAACTTTTACTGCAAAACAATTAATATGTAGTAGTGGTTATGAGGATTCACTTGCTGATAACATCCAGGATCACTGATTCACCTTCGGTAATCTGACAAGAGAGTTTTATTCTACCACCAAAGTGTTAGCTTCTTTTTTTACTTCACCAAAGCCATTTCTTGTACAGTACAGATTTAGGTTAATTCCTGCTTATAGAGAACCTTCTCTCTGTATTGTGTGTTTAGGTTGGCTCTTCAATAGTCTGTAACTGAAATAACTGGTATCAACTCTGCTCCTGTTCTACTCATCCCCTGCAACAAAcatctaaaaagaaaaagaaactaataTTGTAGCCCTACTACTGCAGGTGAGGAAGataaaaatgtagaaataaagcTAAGGACATTTGGAGCTGAGCAACTAAAGAAAGCTGTTTTTGTAGTGGTTAATGCTTGCTCTAGCAAAGATTACACAAACAACATTGTTGGTGTTTGCTTTGTTGGGCAGGATGTTACTGGGCAAAAAGTTGTTATGGACAAGTTTATTCACATCCAAGGTGATTACAAGGCCATTGTGCACAGCCCCAATCCTCTGATCCCTCCCATATTTGCATCAGATGAGAACACTTGTTGCTCTGAGTGGAACACCGCCATGGAAAATCTCACTGGTTGGTCCAGAGGGGAGATTGTTGGAAAAATGCTAGTTGGTGAGATTTTTGGAAGTTGTTGTCGGCTCAAGGGTCCAGATGCCATGACAAAGTTCATGATCGTGTTGCATAATGCAATTGGAGGTCAGGATACAGACAAGTTTCCATTTTCCTTTTTTGACCGAAATGGGAAATATGTGCAGGCTCTTTTGACT is a genomic window containing:
- the LOC107879119 gene encoding ATP-citrate synthase beta chain protein 2, whose amino-acid sequence is MATGQLFSKTTQALFYNYKQLPIQRMLDFDFLCGRETPSVAGIINPGSEGFQKLFFGQEEIAIPVHSTIEAACAAHPTADVFINFASFRSAAASSMSALKQPTIKVAAIIAEGVPESDAKQLIAYAKANNKVVIGPATVGGIQAGAFKIGDTAGTIDNIIQCKLYRPGSVGFVSKSGGMSNELYNTIARVTDGIYEGIAIGGDVFPGSTLSDHVLRFNNIPQVKMVVVLGELGGRDEYSLVEALKQGRINKPVVAWVSGTCATLFKSEVQFGHAGAKSGGEMESAQAKNQALRDAGAVVPTSYEAFEGAIKETFEKLVEAGNTTPLKEITPPQIPEDLSTAIKSGKVRAPTHIISTISDDRGEEPCYAGVPMSSIVEQGLGVGDVISLLWFKRSLPRYCTRFIEICVMLCADHGPCVSGAHNSIVTARAGKDLVSCLVSGLLTIGPRFGGAIDDAARYFKDAYDKGLTPYEFVESMKKKGIRVPGIGHRIKRGDNRDKRVELLQRYARENFPSVKYMEYAVQVETYTLSKANNLVLNVDGAIGSLFLDLLAGSGMFTKPEIDEIVEIGYLNGLFVLARSIGLIGHTFDQKRLKQPLYRHPWEDVLYTK
- the LOC107879110 gene encoding phytochrome B isoform X2 — translated: MASGSRTKHSPHNSSQGQAQAQAQAQSSGTSNVNYKDSISKAIAQYTADARLHAVFEQSGESGKSFDYSQSVKTTTQSVPEQQITAYLTKIQRGGHIQPFGCMIAVDETSFRVLAYTENASEMLSLTPQSVPSLDRSEILTIGTDVRTLFTPSSSLLLERAFGAREITLLNPIWIHSKNSGKPFYAILHRVDVGIVIDLEPARTEDPALSIAGAVQSQKLAVRAISHLQSLPGGDIKLLCDTVVESVRELTGYDRVMVYKFHEDEHGEVVAESKRPDLEPYIGLHYPATDIPQASRFLFKQNRVRMIVDCHATPVRVIQDESLMQPLCLVGSTLRAPHGCHAQYMANMGSIASLTLAVIINGNDEEAVGGGRNSMRLWGLVVGHHTSARCIPFPLRYACEFLMQAFGLQLNMELQLASQLSEKHVLRTQTLLCDMLLRDSPTGIVTQSPSIMDLVKCDGAALYYQGKYYPLGVTPTEPQIKDIVEWLLTYHGDSTGLSTDSLADAGYPGAASLGDAVCGMAVAYITSKDFLFWFRSHTAKEIKWGGAKHHPEDKDDGQRMHPRSSFKAFLEVVKSRSSPWENAEMDAIHSLQLILRDSFKDTEASNSKAVVHAQLGEMELQGIDELSSVAREMVRLIETATAPIFAVDVEGRINGWNAKVAELTGLSVEEAMGKSLVHDLVHKESQETAEKLLYNALRGEEDKNVEIKLRTFGAEQLKKAVFVVVNACSSKDYTNNIVGVCFVGQDVTGQKVVMDKFIHIQGDYKAIVHSPNPLIPPIFASDENTCCSEWNTAMENLTGWSRGEIVGKMLVGEIFGSCCRLKGPDAMTKFMIVLHNAIGGQDTDKFPFSFFDRNGKYVQALLTANKRVNMEGHTIGAFCFMQIASPELQQALRVQRQQEKKCYSQMKELAYICQEIKSPLNGIRFTNSLLEATDLTENQKQYLVTSAACERQMSKIIRDVDLENIEFGALTLEIEDFFLGSVIDAVVSQVMLLLREKGVQLIRDIPEEIKTLIVHGDQVRIQQVLADFLLNMVQYAPSPDGWVEIQLRPSIKPLSDGVTIVHIELRFWCLLAHPRSHFISFPGD
- the LOC107879110 gene encoding phytochrome B isoform X1, which produces MASGSRTKHSPHNSSQGQAQAQAQAQSSGTSNVNYKDSISKAIAQYTADARLHAVFEQSGESGKSFDYSQSVKTTTQSVPEQQITAYLTKIQRGGHIQPFGCMIAVDETSFRVLAYTENASEMLSLTPQSVPSLDRSEILTIGTDVRTLFTPSSSLLLERAFGAREITLLNPIWIHSKNSGKPFYAILHRVDVGIVIDLEPARTEDPALSIAGAVQSQKLAVRAISHLQSLPGGDIKLLCDTVVESVRELTGYDRVMVYKFHEDEHGEVVAESKRPDLEPYIGLHYPATDIPQASRFLFKQNRVRMIVDCHATPVRVIQDESLMQPLCLVGSTLRAPHGCHAQYMANMGSIASLTLAVIINGNDEEAVGGGRNSMRLWGLVVGHHTSARCIPFPLRYACEFLMQAFGLQLNMELQLASQLSEKHVLRTQTLLCDMLLRDSPTGIVTQSPSIMDLVKCDGAALYYQGKYYPLGVTPTEPQIKDIVEWLLTYHGDSTGLSTDSLADAGYPGAASLGDAVCGMAVAYITSKDFLFWFRSHTAKEIKWGGAKHHPEDKDDGQRMHPRSSFKAFLEVVKSRSSPWENAEMDAIHSLQLILRDSFKDTEASNSKAVVHAQLGEMELQGIDELSSVAREMVRLIETATAPIFAVDVEGRINGWNAKVAELTGLSVEEAMGKSLVHDLVHKESQETAEKLLYNALRGEEDKNVEIKLRTFGAEQLKKAVFVVVNACSSKDYTNNIVGVCFVGQDVTGQKVVMDKFIHIQGDYKAIVHSPNPLIPPIFASDENTCCSEWNTAMENLTGWSRGEIVGKMLVGEIFGSCCRLKGPDAMTKFMIVLHNAIGGQDTDKFPFSFFDRNGKYVQALLTANKRVNMEGHTIGAFCFMQIASPELQQALRVQRQQEKKCYSQMKELAYICQEIKSPLNGIRFTNSLLEATDLTENQKQYLVTSAACERQMSKIIRDVDLENIEFGALTLEIEDFFLGSVIDAVVSQVMLLLREKGVQLIRDIPEEIKTLIVHGDQVRIQQVLADFLLNMVQYAPSPDGWVEIQLRPSIKPLSDGVTIVHIELRIVCPGEGLPPELVQDMFHSSRWVTQEGLGLSMCRKMLKLMNGEIQYIRESERCYFLIILDLPMTTHRGSKSVS